In Kiritimatiellia bacterium, the sequence TTTTGCCTGGGTACCGTTGGTAAACATTCCCGCGAATACAACCATCAGTTTTACCGATTCTTCGTATGGCTCGGGCGATGGATCGGGAATCACAAATACGAATTTTCGGTGGTCGGAACATTTGGATACCTCTGGTGGCGGTCCTTTGACATGGACGTATGCCAATCCACTTGCAGCGGGGACGGTAATCATTTTCAATGGGACCACTTGGAACATTGGCACCGGTTCTGGTAGCTTTATGAATCTTGCCACGGCTGGCGATCAAATATTCGCCTTCACTGGTCCGGTCGTTTCAAACCCGGTCCCCGGCCAATACAGCGGGATCATCACAGGTCTCTTGTACGGCGTTCAATTCTCGGGCGGAAACTGGATCACAAACGGGCTCGGAACCACGTCGGCCAGTTACCTTCCCTCGATGCTAAGCGGGGCGAATGTTGCCTT encodes:
- a CDS encoding PEP-CTERM sorting domain-containing protein, translated to MRKLLLAVGSLCMVGVVSVSALLSPGDILIIMANSDAPDSFAWVPLVNIPANTTISFTDSSYGSGDGSGITNTNFRWSEHLDTSGGGPLTWTYANPLAAGTVIIFNGTTWNIGTGSGSFMNLATAGDQIFAFTGPVVSNPVPGQYSGIITGLLYGVQFSGGNWITNGLGTTSASYLPSMLSGANVALGTNDNWIYVGIRTGTPAELLAAVNDPANWQSDNVNPYSWTFGNFEVVPEPATVALAVIGMSLAAIFRRRYGV